The Proteiniphilum propionicum genome contains the following window.
AAATTACTTGAATTAACCTGGTAATTTATATAACGTCTCTTCATCCAGCGATAGGCGAAACAGTCGATAAAAGGACCTGTAAGCCTGTTCCAGAGATGATATTTCGATTTTCCCGCCAACCTGGAATAGTGCCTCACCGGGATCTGTTTTATTCTGCCGTTCTGCAAAAGTATAAGTGCCGGCAGAAACCGGTGCATACCGTTGAACATGGGGATACGCTTAGCATACGCGGTATGCATCACTTTGAGTGGGCAACCAGTGTCGGAAACGCCGTCGCCGGTCATCATCCTCCGGTATCCGTTGGCTATTTTAGACTGCAGGTTCTTGAATGATGAATCTTTGCGATTGGCACGGATACCTGTAACAAATTCATGGTTGTCTAAATGGGGCAGCAACAGGTTGAAGTCATCGGCATCGGTCTGCATATCAGCATCCATATAGCCGGTGAATTTTGAAAAAGAGTGATCAAAACCGGCTTTAAGTGCAGCGCTCAATCCCCCGTTTTTCTTAAGATCAATATAGTAAAAATCCGGATTTCGCTCGCATACATTCTTGATCCTGTTTCTGCTGCCGTCGGTAGAGCCATCGTTTACAAACAAAACGCAGGTTTTCTCAAGTGAGTGCGGCAGGAAACCTTTCAGTTTCTCTTCCAGCCTGCCTATGTTCTCTTCTTCATTGTAGAGCGGAACAATAATGGTGAATGAATACTGACTTGTTATATTTTCATCCATTTTAATATCAGTTATCAAAACAAATAAACATAAGGCTTTCGAGCCGGTATGGCCGGCTTAAAATCATGTCTGATTGTTTTCGAAGGCAAAAGTACCAATTATTATTTAAATTTCGCAATCCATCTTTCAATGTTTTTGGTTAATTCAGGTTTCGCATATGTTACAAAAGTAGCTAAATCTGTGATTAACATATATTATTTTGGAGGGGTGAATAATTAATCATGGTCGCTACCTGAGGTTGTGATTTCAAGCAGTTCGGCAGCCTCGCTTGTATCGATTGTGGCAACGTCCTTAAGCTTTCTGTTGATAACGTTCGTTCGTGTCAGCCGGAGGTCGTTTAACGATTTTGAAGCTGTGTTCAATTGTTTATCAACCTTGTCAAGCTGATCGGAGAATTTACTGAATTCGGTTTTTACCGCTTCGAGAATTTTCCACACCTCGCTGCTCCTTTTTTGGACGGCAAGGGTCCTGAATCCCATCTGCAGGCTATTCAGCAATGCAGACAGTGTTGTGGGCCCTGTGACCGTTACCCTGTATTTTCTCTGCAGTATTTCAAAAAGCCCCGGATGTCTTAAAACCTCTGCATAGAGGCTCTCAACGGGCAGGAACATTATTGCGAAATCGGTTGTGTGCGGAGGGTCGAGATACTTTTCACTTATATCCCCGGCAAATGATTCGACGGATTTAATGATAGCTTTTTGTGCTGTCTCTATTGCCTCTTTGTTTCCTTCATCATAGGCATTTAGCAACAGCTGGTAGTTTTCAATCGGGAACTTTGAGTCGACAGGCATCCATACCTCTTCATCACTCTCTTTACCCGGTAGCCTGATTGCGAACTCAACGTGAGCCTGGCTACCCCTTTTTGTTGCTACATTTTTGGAGTACTGGTCGGGTGTAAGCAACTGCTCAAGAATATTTTCCAGCTGATACTCTCCCAGTACGCCCCTTGTCTTTACATTCGACAGTACCCTTTTCAAATCACCAACACCGTTTGCAATGGTTTGCATCTCACCCAGTCCCTTATGAACCTGTTCGAGTCTTTCACTAACCTGCCGGAACGATTCGCCAAGACGCTTTTCCAAAGTAGTTTGAAGTTTCTCGTCCACGGTTTTTCTCATTTCATCCAGCTGCCGGGTGTTATCTTCCCTTATTGCCTCCAACTGTTTCTCAATTGTCTCCCTTACATCTTTTATTGCATCAACAGATTGTCTGTTGCGTTCTGTCTGCTGTTTACCGGCATCTTCAAATTTTTGCCTGATCAGCTCATTCAGTTCCTTATTGTTCGTCGAGTTTGTCTCTGCAAATAATTTAAGATTTTTAGCCAACTCATCTCTGTTCTCCATTGCAGTGCGGTTACTCTCAAGCCTGTTGCGTTGAAATTCATCCCTGATGGACTTTTCATTTCTCTCCGAGGCTGATTCGAACCTGATTAATGCACTCTCAATCTCTTTTAGTTTATCGGCCTTTTCTGAGGTGGGTTTTTCAAAAAAGTGCAGAATAATATTAATTATAGCCA
Protein-coding sequences here:
- a CDS encoding glycosyltransferase family 2 protein, whose translation is MDENITSQYSFTIIVPLYNEEENIGRLEEKLKGFLPHSLEKTCVLFVNDGSTDGSRNRIKNVCERNPDFYYIDLKKNGGLSAALKAGFDHSFSKFTGYMDADMQTDADDFNLLLPHLDNHEFVTGIRANRKDSSFKNLQSKIANGYRRMMTGDGVSDTGCPLKVMHTAYAKRIPMFNGMHRFLPALILLQNGRIKQIPVRHYSRLAGKSKYHLWNRLTGPFIDCFAYRWMKRRYINYQVNSSNLD
- the rmuC gene encoding DNA recombination protein RmuC, whose translation is MIEWMFAALILLAIINIILHFFEKPTSEKADKLKEIESALIRFESASERNEKSIRDEFQRNRLESNRTAMENRDELAKNLKLFAETNSTNNKELNELIRQKFEDAGKQQTERNRQSVDAIKDVRETIEKQLEAIREDNTRQLDEMRKTVDEKLQTTLEKRLGESFRQVSERLEQVHKGLGEMQTIANGVGDLKRVLSNVKTRGVLGEYQLENILEQLLTPDQYSKNVATKRGSQAHVEFAIRLPGKESDEEVWMPVDSKFPIENYQLLLNAYDEGNKEAIETAQKAIIKSVESFAGDISEKYLDPPHTTDFAIMFLPVESLYAEVLRHPGLFEILQRKYRVTVTGPTTLSALLNSLQMGFRTLAVQKRSSEVWKILEAVKTEFSKFSDQLDKVDKQLNTASKSLNDLRLTRTNVINRKLKDVATIDTSEAAELLEITTSGSDHD